In a single window of the Poecile atricapillus isolate bPoeAtr1 chromosome 27, bPoeAtr1.hap1, whole genome shotgun sequence genome:
- the RPRML gene encoding reprimo-like protein, translating to MNGSFFNHTLLEQAADPNRTQGLGMLMACCNGTSTVLVTDGGSLVLAPDERSLFITRVVQIAVLCILSLTVMFGIFFLGCNLLIKSESMINFLVKDRRPSKDVGAAIMGLY from the coding sequence ATGAATGGATCCTTTTTCAACCATActctcctggagcaggcagctgaCCCCAACAGGACTCAGGGCTTGGGGATGCTCATGGCTTGCTGCAATGGGACCAGCACGGTGCTTGTGACTGATGGTGGCTCCTTGGTCCTGGCACCCGACGAGAGGAGCCTTTTCATCACGAGAGTGGTACAGATTGCTGTCCTCTGCATCCTCTCCTTGACTGTGATGTTTGGCATCTTCTTTTTGGGCTGCAACTTGCTCATCAAGTCAGAGAGCATGATTAACTTTCTGGTGAAGGACCGACGACCTTCCAAGGATGTGGGCGCTGCAATCATGGGACTTTACTGA